Below is a window of Komagataella phaffii GS115 chromosome 1, complete sequence DNA.
GGTTGCCAACATCGattgatttggaagatgacCAGAAGGTTGCCATTTGGTTGGAAGAAAACCGTAAAGCTCTTGACGCCAATATCAAGGAGCTCAGGGCTGAGCATGTTAGAAGAACTCTGGCTACTCTTGTCAGAACTGATATGGATACTACTTCCAAGAGTTTGGCTGAATTGATCAACCTTCTTCCTGAAACCGAAAAGGAATCAATTTTATCTAAGATCAAGTCATAGAAAACACAATACTTTGCTACTGTTGAATTAATTTTTATATATTTATGTTTATATACCTTTAAGGACCTGTTTATAATTGTTCAATGATCTGAGTCACTGCTCATCTGGTAATGTATTTGTACTCTCACTCTACTCTTTCTCGAGACGTATAAAAAGGGAGAACTTTCCTAGTAATTTTTGTCTCAACAAAGTGATAAATTCCTTGTAAGCCATACCGCTCCTAATTTTGCTTCTGTCCCTGTTACATAGCTATGCAGTTTGCTTCCTTACTGCTTCTCTTGTATATTTTCTTGGGGCAAATTTATCCTACTGAAGCAGCAAAATATTTTGTTCGTCTGAAGAAGCCTCACACACTAGACCTCTTGTTCAAACAGGATGAAGCAGATGCATCTGCTGAGAACCGAATCTCTCTTCATGGTTTAAGGGACCgaatcaaaaaaaagatctcttttggaacGTTCGAAGGTTTTGTTGGTGAATTCACAACAGAACTTGTAGAAAAACTAAAAAAGAATTCGTTGATTGCAGACATAACTCCTGACATTATCGTCTCATCTTGCGATATCGAATTGCAGTCCCCCGCTCCTGATCACCTGGCTAGGTTATCCAAAGAAGGTGCCGTAAGAGCACAAGATCGTCTTCTTGGACCGGAATTTTTCTACGATGGTGACTGGACTGGAGAAGGCGTCAATGTATACGTGATAGACACGGGTATCAGGGTAAATCTAGATGAATTTGAGGGCAGAGCATCATTTGGTGCTGATTTTACAGGCACTGGGAAAGATGACTCTGTTGGTCATGGAACCCACGTAGCTGGTCTTATTGGctccaaaacttttggagtGGCcaaaaatatcaacttGATATCCGTAAAAGCTCTCTCTGGTAATGGGAGCGGTTCGCTTTCAGAGGTCCTACAGGCGATTGAATTCGCAGTCAAGCATATGAAAGCCAGTCGTAAGCCAGGTGTTGCTAACTTGTCTCTAGGTGCAccaaaaaattcaatcCTTGAAAAAGCGATTGAAGAGGCATTCAAGAACGGTTTAGTCATAGTAGCAGCAGCTGGCAATGCCTTCGTGGATGCCTGTAACACATCCCCTGCAAACTCTCCATATGCAATCACCGTTGGAGCTATAGGTGATCACAACGATGAAATAACTAGATTTTCCAACTGGGGAGCCTGTGTCGATCTTTTTGCAGGAGGGGACACAATTGTAAGTGTAGGACTTCTCAATGGAGTCGCTGTCCGCATGTCTGGAACTTCGATGTCTGCTCCAATAGTCGCAGGCTTAGCCGGAATATTACTTGACCAGGGTGTGGCCCCAGAAGATGTAAAAGGTAAGTTAATAGAGCTCTCAGATGAAGGGAAGATCAACGATAATACTGGAATTCTAAAGCCGGGAACTCCAAACCGAATAGCCAACAATGGAATTCGAAAAAGTGATtatgaagatcaaaaagaaaatgacaatgatgaagacgatgaagacgGGGAAGACAATCTAgaagacattgaagagGACGAGGATTATTGGGATGAAGAGAGAAGGTATAGGGAATATGCGGTATCTAGTTTAGTCTTCTAACCTAGTCAATGGCATTACTGTAGAAAGTAATTATGTAAACTATAGCTAGACATCTGAGGGGCCGATTTTCTGCTACAGCCCTGACCTAGTGGAGCGACACCCTGAAAAAGTTTCGGGACAACCGTTTCGATCTCTTTGAACTACAATTGATTAGATTCACTTTTCAGTGAATATCTCAAACGATTCAAACTATAGTGTTACATAACATAAACAAAAAAAACAATAAAAGGTAACAATTACCTTCAAGCAACTGCATGGGTGTTGTGTGTATACTTTATCATTAGCATACCCGAAAACAAATCGTAGGAGACAAAAATATTGGACTGACAAGTAGTCTTACCCTTTGATGGTTCTGCAGTATTCTGGTCTATTTTCTCTGATTCACCTTGAGGTGGATTAAGGTCCTGTTGACACCTGTACTCAACACGTAGGATCTTGGGGAAAGGCTTGTAACTGAGATTGGAGCTTGTTTTGGTAAAATGGAAGGTCGATGACTCAATGGTCGGAACAACATAAGTTGTGTAAATCTGGTTGTAAGCagcttcaatttttgacTTGTTGATTTTGGTGAGAATATCAATctcatctttgaattcCTTGCCCTCGTCGGCATCCAAGAGGTCACTGACGGGTATAGTCTGATAATAAATGAGATTCTTCACGTCTAAATTTCTGTTGTAGCTAATTTCTTTTAGATATTTACCCAAATCGGTTAAAACATTTGAATTAGTAGTTGGATCTGTGGAACAAGAATCACATAATTTATTGTATctgtttgttgttggagattCGCATACTTCGCACTTGATAGGAGCTCCCGGAGCGGTACCTTGGGAGGGTCCACCTTGCACATTGGAATGAGTACTCTGAATTCCGGAGCCAGTACCAGTGTTGGGCCCATAATTTGAAATTATACCCATTTCTTCTCCGTTGTAAGTGAAGTCATTAATCAGCTTCTTGTCATAGCTGATCAATTCACTgtcaatcttggaaataTCAACGGAGTCGTCCAACAAATGGCCTCCATTATGACCGGAATCGTCATCAGGGTTGTGGCTATTACTTTTCTCTAACTCTTGCTTCAGCAAAGCAATGTCATAGTGCGTCTGATCCAAAGCAGCTGCAGCAGCAGAGGTGGCAGAGTTACTGTCATGAAGGATGGAAGGAGAAATCATTTGATTATGCAGGGCATACGCGGCAGCAGCAGCACTATTATTGGCAATAGGACGATGGCTGTTCGTAGTAGTGTTACCTAACAGTCtttgttgctgctgctgtttAGAGCGgttctcttcttccagaAGGAATCGTTCCTGTTCTTCAGGAGGTctatttttcaacttcatcaatctcttttgtttACGCTCCAATTCACGACATGGCTGGCAGGTCTTGTATTTTAGATCTTCTGGAGGCTCCAGAGTGgatctcttcttcttacAACGACGGCATATCAAAGGCTTCGAAGGATTCGAAGGGTTTGGAATAACTGTGGACATTACGTAATCGTTGAATGGTTCTCAAATTCTCAATTCTCGGTTGTCAGATGGCAAAAATTTGAATGCGCTCAAATGTTTGGGTAGTCTCGTTTCTCACTAAAATCAAACTTCAAATAATGAGTATGTTATCACTTAgtatttgaaaaagctaTTGAGCACCGAAATTAGGGGTTAACAGCAGAGGATTCAACGGGTGGTAATGGTTCTGACGATTGTTTGTCGGATAGGATTGTTTTGTTTCCCAGTGGAGAGATACCTACGGAATAATTGCAAGGGACACGACCATGCACGTGAACGGagtttttcagtttttAAGTGTAGAAAAGATGCCTAGATTCTGGGAGCCGGAGTGTGATTGGTCCGTTTGCAATTGCGTTAATCAGCAAATTGTTTGAATAAAAAAATGGACTGCGATGTAAATAGTGAGGATAGTTTGCCTTTGCTTTTTGACCGAATCTTTCGGGGGCAGAGGGTCGACAGGAGTGATCGATCGCTAGGAGAAACAAGACGTGTCAGACGTGAGATAGAAGATGTCAGATGTTACCATTCCCCTCGATTCAAAGATTCGCATAATCTCAATCTATCATTATAAAGTCTACTATCTAGAACTGGAAGAACCCCTGTTCTTCCAAATACAAGACCACCTTTTGGATACCAACGATGGCACCTTCTTTGGCCAAGTCGATCTTGATCTCAGCATCTTCTGGGAAAACGTAGTTGTCAACATCTTTACGAGAAGTGGAGTAGTATCCTTTACGATCATGCTGAGAGACTTGATTCAAAGGAGTAGTCAATGAAATCACGATAAAGGAGCCCGCCTTGGATACTTCCTTGCGAATAGAATCAATCTCAGCAGCGGAAGGAGCCTTGGTAGGGTCAGCAATGATGACACCAGCCCCAGAGCGTGTCAACTCATGGGCAACAAATGGCAATGCGGATTCGTTGACGTTCTTGCCATCTAGCAGAGTAATGTGGCGGGCGCCTTCGAATTGATTGAATGTAGCAACTAAAGCGTTGGACAAGGCGTCAACTCCGGAGTTTGGCAATCCGGTCAAGTACAAAGTGAAACCTTGTTTTGGACGAGGTGGATTGGAttctctcaaaatcttAACGACTTCTGGGTAAGAGAACCATTCTGGAATGTGGGTACCATCTCTGAGACGTTTACGCAGCTCAGTTCCCGAAATGTTTAGGGTACGGGTACCCTCCTTGACTGTGTCAATTGGAGCGTAACGATCCTCATCTGGAAGATAAGTAACCATACGGAAAGGAACAACTTGGATGTCCAACTCATCTTTGTATTTCTCTACCAATTCCTGTGCATCATAAGGTCCGTAGAAGTCAACACCAGCGGAGTTCTTACCGGGTCCAGCGTGATCACGTCCAACAATGAAGTGTGAAGCACCGTAGTTCTTACGGATGATAGCATGCCAAACAGCCTCACGGTCACCAGCCATACGCATAGCCAATGGCAACAGGGACAACTGAGCCATACCGTTTGGATACTTCTTAATGATCTCTTGGTAAACTTTGACACGAGTGTGGTGGTCAATGTCACCTGGTTTCGTCAGACCAACAACTGGATGAATCAGGACATTGGCCAAGTTAGCTCTGGCGGCACGAACTGTCAACTCACGGTGTGCTCTGTGCATTGGGTTACGGGTTTGGAAAGCGACAACACGGTCCCAATTACGGCTCTCAAACTCAGACCTCAATTGGGCTGGCGTTTTTCTCAGGGCGGTGTAGTCGTAATGAGTAGGCAATTGTAGA
It encodes the following:
- a CDS encoding ATP sulfurylase, catalyzes the primary step of intracellular sulfate activation is translated as MPSPHGGVLQDLIKRDASIKEDLLKEVPQLQSIVLTGRQLCDLELILNGGFSPLTGFLTEKDYRSVVDDLRLASGDVWSIPITLDVSKTEASKFRVGERVVLRDLRNDNALSILTIEDIYEPDKNVEAKKVFRGDPEHPAVKYLFDVAGDVYIGGALQALQLPTHYDYTALRKTPAQLRSEFESRNWDRVVAFQTRNPMHRAHRELTVRAARANLANVLIHPVVGLTKPGDIDHHTRVKVYQEIIKKYPNGMAQLSLLPLAMRMAGDREAVWHAIIRKNYGASHFIVGRDHAGPGKNSAGVDFYGPYDAQELVEKYKDELDIQVVPFRMVTYLPDEDRYAPIDTVKEGTRTLNISGTELRKRLRDGTHIPEWFSYPEVVKILRESNPPRPKQGFTLYLTGLPNSGVDALSNALVATFNQFEGARHITLLDGKNVNESALPFVAHELTRSGAGVIIADPTKAPSAAEIDSIRKEVSKAGSFIVISLTTPLNQVSQHDRKGYYSTSRKDVDNYVFPEDAEIKIDLAKEGAIVGIQKVVLYLEEQGFFQF